The Clostridium chauvoei genome has a window encoding:
- a CDS encoding DDE-type integrase/transposase/recombinase, which yields MDSIITYLITYNQYLIAIIGQLLLFISKHIPLNQMIFDDSNSPEYQKFKVDKLPTIIRFEKVDYILLLAYYKHKYNKTVKPVQRRNGKSIPKKTKCPKCGAPHEYIYDNNGSKGQFQCKVCGLTFKETNHTTKPIVFICPYCGATLTEQKQRKHFKIHKCNNSKCLYYQRNLKNLPKNIDPCDKYKYKLHYIYREFNINFFKMDLYPISKHATGFSFKKFSPHIMGLCLTYHVNCKMSTRQTAHVLKEVHGIKISHRTVANYALTAAAVIKPFVDTFDYKPSKILSADETYIKVKGIKHYVWIVMDACKRSILGYQVSDTRDTGPCILAMRMAFDKFKDFPGKALNFVADGYSSYPLAKQQFELEKNKEFNLTQVIGLTNDDPVSEEFRWVKQVVERLNRTFKSSYRGTCGYGSDEGALYGFSLWVAYYNFLRPHPYNYWRPLNELKQLDGIDNMSAKWQILISLGQQTILHMQESQTS from the coding sequence ATGGATTCAATTATAACTTATTTAATTACTTATAATCAATATTTAATTGCCATTATCGGTCAATTACTTTTATTCATCTCAAAACATATTCCACTTAACCAGATGATATTTGATGATTCTAATAGTCCAGAATACCAAAAATTCAAAGTAGATAAGCTACCCACAATTATTAGATTTGAAAAGGTAGACTATATATTACTTTTAGCTTATTACAAACATAAATATAACAAGACCGTAAAACCCGTCCAAAGACGGAACGGGAAGTCTATCCCTAAAAAAACTAAATGTCCTAAGTGTGGTGCACCACATGAATATATATACGATAACAATGGCAGTAAAGGACAGTTTCAATGTAAAGTTTGTGGTCTTACATTTAAAGAAACTAATCACACAACTAAACCAATAGTATTTATATGTCCTTATTGCGGTGCTACGCTTACGGAACAAAAGCAACGCAAGCACTTTAAAATACATAAATGCAATAATTCTAAATGCTTATACTATCAAAGAAATCTTAAGAATCTTCCAAAGAATATTGATCCTTGTGATAAATACAAGTATAAGCTTCATTACATATATCGTGAATTTAATATTAACTTCTTTAAAATGGATCTATATCCAATATCAAAACATGCTACCGGATTTAGTTTTAAGAAGTTTAGCCCGCATATAATGGGACTATGCTTGACTTATCACGTTAATTGTAAAATGTCTACAAGACAAACAGCTCATGTTTTAAAAGAAGTTCATGGAATAAAAATTTCACATAGAACTGTTGCTAATTATGCTCTAACAGCAGCTGCTGTTATTAAGCCGTTTGTTGATACCTTTGATTACAAACCCTCTAAAATACTTTCTGCCGATGAAACTTATATAAAAGTAAAAGGCATTAAGCATTATGTCTGGATTGTAATGGATGCTTGTAAAAGGTCTATTCTAGGTTATCAAGTATCTGATACAAGAGATACTGGCCCTTGTATACTAGCAATGCGTATGGCTTTTGATAAGTTTAAAGACTTCCCTGGAAAAGCTTTAAACTTCGTTGCCGATGGTTACAGTTCATATCCGTTAGCGAAGCAACAATTTGAATTAGAAAAAAATAAAGAATTTAATCTAACTCAAGTTATCGGACTTACTAACGATGATCCAGTATCTGAAGAATTTCGTTGGGTTAAGCAAGTTGTAGAGCGTTTAAACCGTACCTTTAAATCTTCCTACAGGGGTACCTGTGGTTATGGAAGTGATGAAGGTGCTCTTTATGGCTTCTCCCTTTGGGTTGCTTATTACAACTTCTTACGCCCGCATCCTTACAATTACTGGCGTCCTTTAAACGAATTAAAGCAACTAGATGGTATTGACAATATGTCTGCAAAGTGGCAAATTCTTATCAGTCTCGGTCAACAAACCATATTACATATGCAAGAATCACAAACTTCTTGA
- a CDS encoding amidohydrolase, whose translation MKQEMISYLSTCRNDIFDLCKYLYDNPEDSYNETKGCKYISDLLLKYDFEVKNNFLDLSTSFYATKGNGHPKVCFLCEYDAIPGEGHITGHNLLSSTSIAAAIALGKVIDKIGGTVVVIGCPGEYLGGTKSVMVKQGVFADIDVVLLAHPDIVTSESGSSSAIIPLSIKFISDNGLSFLNKGKYTSLDGVLLTFNILNALLKGFPEDVEVNSILSQGGFTPLLLPSESEAQFYIRAKDMDTAKIAENKLREIAIYVSKLIRVQYSISLYEPENEELITNRTLNRLFSHNLKENGIINISEPRDVYSGLSLGIVSKTLPCIHPYISIIEDTTIKYGSKEFANATITEYALEQSLKAAQALAFTGLDIIQNQNLLCEVKDEFYKK comes from the coding sequence ATGAAACAAGAGATGATTTCTTATTTGTCTACATGTCGTAATGACATTTTTGACCTGTGTAAGTATCTATATGATAATCCTGAAGATAGCTACAATGAAACTAAAGGTTGTAAGTATATATCTGACTTATTACTCAAATACGATTTTGAAGTAAAAAATAACTTTTTAGATTTATCTACTTCTTTTTATGCTACTAAAGGAAATGGGCATCCTAAGGTTTGCTTTCTATGTGAATATGATGCAATTCCTGGAGAAGGACATATAACAGGACATAACTTACTATCTTCAACTTCTATAGCTGCTGCTATAGCACTTGGTAAGGTTATTGATAAAATTGGTGGAACCGTTGTTGTTATAGGTTGTCCTGGTGAGTATCTAGGTGGCACTAAATCCGTTATGGTAAAACAAGGAGTTTTTGCAGATATTGATGTAGTTCTATTAGCACATCCTGATATTGTTACTTCTGAAAGTGGAAGTTCTTCTGCAATAATACCTTTAAGTATTAAATTTATAAGTGATAATGGATTGAGCTTTCTTAATAAAGGTAAGTACACTTCATTAGATGGAGTACTTCTAACATTTAATATTTTAAATGCACTATTAAAAGGATTTCCTGAAGATGTAGAAGTAAATTCTATCTTATCTCAAGGTGGTTTTACTCCACTTCTTTTACCTTCAGAATCAGAAGCTCAATTTTACATAAGAGCTAAAGATATGGATACAGCTAAAATAGCTGAAAATAAATTAAGAGAAATAGCCATATATGTTTCCAAGTTAATAAGAGTTCAATACTCTATATCCTTATATGAACCTGAGAACGAAGAACTTATTACTAACAGAACCTTAAATAGGCTATTTAGTCATAATCTTAAAGAAAATGGGATAATAAATATATCTGAACCTAGAGATGTTTATTCTGGTCTAAGCTTAGGTATTGTTAGTAAAACATTACCGTGTATTCATCCTTATATATCTATAATTGAGGATACTACTATAAAATATGGTTCAAAAGAATTTGCTAATGCAACAATTACTGAATACGCATTAGAACAAAGTTTAAAGGCTGCTCAAGCACTTGCTTTTACAGGATTAGATATTATACAAAATCAAAATCTTCTATGTGAAGTTAAAGATGAATTCTATAAAAAATAG
- a CDS encoding magnesium transporter CorA family protein, with protein sequence MIQIYKSKSEQDPSLKILDNLEQGCWINIIAPSDEELILISKKTGVPLSFLKAPLDDEETSRIDIEDGCVLVVVDIPFTEMEDNSLTYDTYPLAIIHTEKQIITVCLKNSRILTDFINGKVKSFYSFKKSRFILQVLNKISTYYLLYLRQIDKKSLMIEKRLHKSMKNRELIQLHSLEKSLVYFSTSLKANEITLEKMLKLEIMQKYEDDKDVLEDVIIENKQAIEMTEIYSNILASTMDFFASVISNNLNIVMKILASVTILMAIPTVIGGIFGMNFVEMPLLKNPAGFNITMIITAFLTAITAFILYKKGMFS encoded by the coding sequence ATGATTCAAATTTATAAAAGTAAAAGTGAGCAAGATCCTTCACTAAAAATATTGGATAATTTAGAACAAGGCTGTTGGATTAATATTATCGCTCCTTCAGATGAAGAATTAATATTAATATCAAAAAAAACAGGAGTACCACTTTCATTTTTAAAGGCGCCTTTAGATGACGAAGAAACATCTCGTATAGATATTGAAGATGGATGTGTCTTAGTAGTAGTCGATATTCCTTTTACAGAAATGGAAGATAACTCACTTACTTATGATACGTATCCTTTAGCTATAATACATACTGAAAAACAAATAATAACTGTTTGTTTGAAAAATAGTAGAATACTAACTGATTTTATAAACGGTAAAGTTAAGTCTTTTTATTCTTTTAAAAAATCTAGATTTATATTACAGGTATTAAATAAAATATCAACATATTACTTACTTTATCTTAGACAAATAGATAAAAAGAGTTTAATGATAGAAAAAAGACTTCATAAATCTATGAAAAATAGAGAATTAATTCAACTTCATTCTTTAGAGAAATCTTTAGTTTATTTTTCTACATCATTAAAAGCTAATGAAATAACCTTAGAAAAAATGCTTAAACTAGAAATAATGCAAAAATATGAAGATGATAAAGATGTGTTAGAAGATGTTATTATTGAAAATAAACAAGCAATAGAAATGACTGAAATATATAGTAACATTCTTGCTAGTACAATGGACTTTTTTGCATCTGTTATTTCAAATAATCTAAATATAGTAATGAAAATTCTAGCCTCTGTTACAATATTAATGGCAATTCCTACTGTAATTGGTGGTATATTTGGGATGAACTTCGTTGAAATGCCTTTATTAAAAAATCCTGCTGGATTTAATATCACTATGATAATAACAGCATTCTTAACTGCAATTACAGCATTTATCCTATATAAAAAAGGAATGTTTAGTTAA
- a CDS encoding S66 peptidase family protein, translating into MIKLNPLSSSSTIGIVAPASCEDSNIIDSKILEFEELGFNIKKGKHIYDKYGYLAGTDEDRAKDIIDMFTDSTVDAIVCLRGGYGSIRMIPYLDFKKIKQNPKPFCGYSDITLLLNYISNRCNFTTFHSPMITSNLKDQLTQTYFINTLTNYNIPFYNLKTIGKNTISYINKDSFHGKLVGGNLSLICSSIGTPYEINFKNSIVLIEEVSEKPYAVDRMLSQLISSGKFKNCSGIILGHFTDCISSKTSNSFDISNIIAQKLSPLKIPIINGFPTGHSYPNITLPIGAKLTFNYKNDLLYISDNIFKNSK; encoded by the coding sequence TTGATAAAATTAAACCCTCTATCTTCCTCTTCTACTATAGGGATAGTAGCTCCTGCCTCTTGTGAAGATTCTAATATTATAGATTCTAAAATATTAGAATTTGAAGAATTAGGTTTTAATATAAAAAAAGGAAAGCATATTTATGATAAATACGGTTATTTAGCTGGTACGGATGAAGATAGAGCGAAGGATATAATTGATATGTTTACTGATAGTACTGTAGATGCTATTGTATGTTTAAGAGGTGGCTATGGTTCTATAAGAATGATTCCTTATCTAGACTTTAAAAAAATCAAACAAAACCCTAAGCCATTCTGTGGCTATAGTGATATAACGTTACTTCTTAATTATATATCGAATAGATGTAACTTTACTACGTTCCATAGTCCAATGATAACATCTAATTTAAAAGATCAACTTACGCAAACTTATTTTATTAATACATTAACTAATTATAATATACCTTTTTATAACTTAAAAACTATTGGTAAAAATACTATAAGCTATATTAATAAAGATAGCTTTCATGGGAAACTTGTTGGAGGTAATCTTAGCCTTATCTGCTCTTCTATTGGGACACCTTATGAAATTAACTTTAAAAATTCAATTGTATTAATTGAAGAGGTTAGTGAAAAACCTTATGCAGTAGATAGAATGCTCTCTCAACTTATCTCATCTGGTAAATTTAAAAATTGTTCTGGCATTATTTTAGGACATTTTACAGATTGTATTTCTTCTAAAACATCTAATAGTTTCGATATTTCTAATATTATCGCTCAAAAATTATCCCCATTAAAAATTCCGATAATAAATGGTTTTCCAACTGGACATAGTTATCCAAATATAACATTACCTATTGGAGCTAAATTAACATTTAACTATAAAAATGATTTGCTATATATCTCTGATAATATATTTAAAAATTCTAAATAA